The window TTCTATTAAACCCCATTCTGTCATACGTAGTAATTGAGAGGCATGTTGAACCCGCAATTGTTGTAGGAATTCTACGAGTGTATAACCAGTTTCCCTTTTGAAACGTCTTGCTAAATGTTCTGGACTCAAGTGCACACGTTTCCCAATTTCAGAGACTGTTAGATTTTCTTTAAAGTCGCTTTTCAATAACTCTACAACCTTGCCGATCACTGATTTTTCTATTGTGATAATTCTCAAAAGAAATGGACGCATTTGCTCTAATCGTGATATAAATAATGCCTGCATTTCTTCAAATTCATAGCATCTTTGAATGATCTCTAGCGTTTCAATATATCCTGTGCAAAAGTGATCTAAACTGTCATGTTCCCTTCCGCAGGATAATATGAAATCAATCATCTTTCGATGTATTTCATGAATTTTCCTAGCGTGTCTAATACATACGACCTGGACCCAATCTTTCACTTTGTAAATCCAGTCAATTGAACCGTCTAAATAGGCATTTATTGATTTCATATAAAGTAATTTTTCATTTTCTTGAGAAATCTCTGTATCATTTTCTAAGCCTAGTGACTTAAATCTTAAATGAATAATGCATTTTCGAACGCTTAAATGCCAATTTTCTGCTAGAGAGCTCACTAGAATGATCGAGTCTGAGCATTCTTCTATAGCT of the Opitutales bacterium genome contains:
- a CDS encoding helix-turn-helix transcriptional regulator, translated to MSDFDLGSKWIQRGICGGSPQKDHILQKVKSVGLAFPVSVSVLKYSQYKAFDTKTRNMFEMGCWLMNVGDGLVYLTFAPNDNRIFEAIEECSDSIILVSSLAENWHLSVRKCIIHLRFKSLGLENDTEISQENEKLLYMKSINAYLDGSIDWIYKVKDWVQVVCIRHARKIHEIHRKMIDFILSCGREHDSLDHFCTGYIETLEIIQRCYEFEEMQALFISRLEQMRPFLLRIITIEKSVIGKVVELLKSDFKENLTVSEIGKRVHLSPEHLARRFKRETGYTLVEFLQQLRVQHASQLLRMTEWGLIEISADSGFGSMEQFHRIFKRNIGMTPGAYRKSIHRFTAIP